A window from Megalobrama amblycephala isolate DHTTF-2021 linkage group LG9, ASM1881202v1, whole genome shotgun sequence encodes these proteins:
- the nup42 gene encoding nucleoporin NUP42 isoform X1 codes for MTVCSFFLQGRCRYGDKCWNEHPRDGRGGGEYRGNQQQPSRGGYGNRVWINPAQRGGGEFIQPSSFSRGGNDGSRGGGNDWGRGGGNDRSRGGGNDWGRGGGNDRSRGGGNDWSRGGGGGGNDWGRGSGNDGGRGGGNDWGRGGGMSRDFSSQNRFSALSSQSSFDTAGQNAADDNAKHVETIQGDMEVWQTSGQWPFSCYSVLNKQISGFVEWSPEELRQEYYTYRASGDIQPYVNSVQLLANQWSNRVQELRTMSRPTQISVIAELNNSSPQMPSHGLGSSSAGFGSTASGFGATSSSTTSGFGAGGFGSGTQSINSFSFAQSKTDFGAAPDFGGAAFSPAQTAPGFSSPAPSATSFSFAAPAAENQSSSAAGFSFKTSSAGLGSGFGSSAPPASGGFGQSSAVFTGAAQAAGNLGGSLFTAQSDLSAEELKEFTARRFTLGQIPLKPPPADLLMV; via the exons GCTATGGGAACCGCGTGTGGATAAACCCGGCTCAACGGGGCGGCGGTGAGTTCATCCAGCCCTCCTCGTTCTCCCGCGGCGGTAATGATGGAAGCAGAGGTGGCGGTAATGACTGGGGTAGAGGTGGCGGTAATGACCGGAGCAGAGGTGGCGGAAATGACTGGGGTAGAGGTGGCGGTAATGACCGGAGCAGAGGTGGCGGAAATGACTGGAGTAGAGGCGGCGGAGGTGGCGGTAATGACTGGGGCAGAGGCAGCGGTAATGACGGAGGCAGAGGTGGCGGTAATGACTGGGGCAGAGGTGGCGGGATGTCCAGAGACTTCAGCAGCCAGAACAGATTCTCAGCGCTCAGCTCTCAGAGCAGCTTTGATACAGCTGGACAAAACGCAGCGGATGACAATGCAAAACATGT CGAAACAATCCAGGGTGACATGGAGGTCTGGCAGACTTCTGGCCAGTGGCCGTTTTCGTGTTATTCGGTCCTCAACAAACAGATCTCAG GGTTTGTTGAGTGGTCTCCTGAGGAGCTGAGACAGGAATATTACACCTACCGAGCGTCTGGTGATATACAGCCTTAT GTGAACTCAGTCCAGCTGCTGGCCAACCAATGGAGTAACAGAGTTCAGGAGCTGCGAACCATGAGCAGACCCACTCAGATCAGTGTG ATTGCAGAGCTGAATAACTCCAGTCCCCAGATGCCATCACATGGGCTTGGCTCATCAAGCGCCGGGTTCGGTTCGACAGCATCAGGGTTTGGAGCCACATCATCGTCAACAACATCTGGCTTTGGAGCAGGAG GATTTGGTTCCGGTACTCAGAGTATCAACAGCTTCAGCTTTGCCCAGTCCAAAACTGACTTTGGAGCAGCACCTGATTTTGGAGGCGCTGCGTTCAGCCCTGCTCAGACCGCGCCAGGTTTCAGCAGTCCCGCTCCGTCTGCCACCTCCTTTTCTTTTGCAGCACCAGCTGCGGAAAATCAATCCAGCTCTGCAGCCGGGTTCAGTTTCAAGACGTCTTCGGCAGGATTGGGCAGCGGGTTTGGGTCTTCGGCACCGCCCGCGAGCGGCGGCTTCGGTCAGAGCAGCGCTGTGTTCACTGGAGCTGCACAGGCTGCTGGGAATTTAGGAGGGAGTCTGTTTACGGCCCAGAGCGACCTGAGCGCCGAAGAATTGAAGGAGTTCACAGCCAGACGCTTCACGCTGGGTCAGATCCCTCTCAAACCTCCTCCTGCAGACCTCCTCATGGTCTAA
- the nup42 gene encoding nucleoporin NUP42 isoform X4: protein MTVCSFFLQGRCRYGDKCWNEHPRDGRGGGEYRGNQQQPSRGGYGNRVWINPAQRGGGEFIQPSSFSRGGNDGSRGGGNDWGRGGGNDRSRGGGNDWGRGSGNDGGRGGGNDWGRGGGMSRDFSSQNRFSALSSQSSFDTAGQNAADDNAKHVETIQGDMEVWQTSGQWPFSCYSVLNKQISGFVEWSPEELRQEYYTYRASGDIQPYVNSVQLLANQWSNRVQELRTMSRPTQISVIAELNNSSPQMPSHGLGSSSAGFGSTASGFGATSSSTTSGFGAGGFGSGTQSINSFSFAQSKTDFGAAPDFGGAAFSPAQTAPGFSSPAPSATSFSFAAPAAENQSSSAAGFSFKTSSAGLGSGFGSSAPPASGGFGQSSAVFTGAAQAAGNLGGSLFTAQSDLSAEELKEFTARRFTLGQIPLKPPPADLLMV from the exons GCTATGGGAACCGCGTGTGGATAAACCCGGCTCAACGGGGCGGCGGTGAGTTCATCCAGCCCTCCTCGTTCTCCCGCGGCGGTAATGATGGAAGCAGAGGTGGCGGTAATGACTGGGGTAGAGGTGGCGGTAATGACCGGAGCAGAG GTGGCGGTAATGACTGGGGCAGAGGCAGCGGTAATGACGGAGGCAGAGGTGGCGGTAATGACTGGGGCAGAGGTGGCGGGATGTCCAGAGACTTCAGCAGCCAGAACAGATTCTCAGCGCTCAGCTCTCAGAGCAGCTTTGATACAGCTGGACAAAACGCAGCGGATGACAATGCAAAACATGT CGAAACAATCCAGGGTGACATGGAGGTCTGGCAGACTTCTGGCCAGTGGCCGTTTTCGTGTTATTCGGTCCTCAACAAACAGATCTCAG GGTTTGTTGAGTGGTCTCCTGAGGAGCTGAGACAGGAATATTACACCTACCGAGCGTCTGGTGATATACAGCCTTAT GTGAACTCAGTCCAGCTGCTGGCCAACCAATGGAGTAACAGAGTTCAGGAGCTGCGAACCATGAGCAGACCCACTCAGATCAGTGTG ATTGCAGAGCTGAATAACTCCAGTCCCCAGATGCCATCACATGGGCTTGGCTCATCAAGCGCCGGGTTCGGTTCGACAGCATCAGGGTTTGGAGCCACATCATCGTCAACAACATCTGGCTTTGGAGCAGGAG GATTTGGTTCCGGTACTCAGAGTATCAACAGCTTCAGCTTTGCCCAGTCCAAAACTGACTTTGGAGCAGCACCTGATTTTGGAGGCGCTGCGTTCAGCCCTGCTCAGACCGCGCCAGGTTTCAGCAGTCCCGCTCCGTCTGCCACCTCCTTTTCTTTTGCAGCACCAGCTGCGGAAAATCAATCCAGCTCTGCAGCCGGGTTCAGTTTCAAGACGTCTTCGGCAGGATTGGGCAGCGGGTTTGGGTCTTCGGCACCGCCCGCGAGCGGCGGCTTCGGTCAGAGCAGCGCTGTGTTCACTGGAGCTGCACAGGCTGCTGGGAATTTAGGAGGGAGTCTGTTTACGGCCCAGAGCGACCTGAGCGCCGAAGAATTGAAGGAGTTCACAGCCAGACGCTTCACGCTGGGTCAGATCCCTCTCAAACCTCCTCCTGCAGACCTCCTCATGGTCTAA
- the nup42 gene encoding nucleoporin NUP42 isoform X5 produces the protein MTVCSFFLQGRCRYGDKCWNEHPRDGRGGGEYRGNQQQPSRGGYGNRVWINPAQRGGGEFIQPSSFSRGGNDGSRGGGNDWGRGGGGGGNDWGRGSGNDGGRGGGNDWGRGGGMSRDFSSQNRFSALSSQSSFDTAGQNAADDNAKHVETIQGDMEVWQTSGQWPFSCYSVLNKQISGFVEWSPEELRQEYYTYRASGDIQPYVNSVQLLANQWSNRVQELRTMSRPTQISVIAELNNSSPQMPSHGLGSSSAGFGSTASGFGATSSSTTSGFGAGGFGSGTQSINSFSFAQSKTDFGAAPDFGGAAFSPAQTAPGFSSPAPSATSFSFAAPAAENQSSSAAGFSFKTSSAGLGSGFGSSAPPASGGFGQSSAVFTGAAQAAGNLGGSLFTAQSDLSAEELKEFTARRFTLGQIPLKPPPADLLMV, from the exons GCTATGGGAACCGCGTGTGGATAAACCCGGCTCAACGGGGCGGCGGTGAGTTCATCCAGCCCTCCTCGTTCTCCCGCGGCGGTAATGATGGAAGCAGAGGTGGCGGTAATGACTGGGGTAGAG GCGGCGGAGGTGGCGGTAATGACTGGGGCAGAGGCAGCGGTAATGACGGAGGCAGAGGTGGCGGTAATGACTGGGGCAGAGGTGGCGGGATGTCCAGAGACTTCAGCAGCCAGAACAGATTCTCAGCGCTCAGCTCTCAGAGCAGCTTTGATACAGCTGGACAAAACGCAGCGGATGACAATGCAAAACATGT CGAAACAATCCAGGGTGACATGGAGGTCTGGCAGACTTCTGGCCAGTGGCCGTTTTCGTGTTATTCGGTCCTCAACAAACAGATCTCAG GGTTTGTTGAGTGGTCTCCTGAGGAGCTGAGACAGGAATATTACACCTACCGAGCGTCTGGTGATATACAGCCTTAT GTGAACTCAGTCCAGCTGCTGGCCAACCAATGGAGTAACAGAGTTCAGGAGCTGCGAACCATGAGCAGACCCACTCAGATCAGTGTG ATTGCAGAGCTGAATAACTCCAGTCCCCAGATGCCATCACATGGGCTTGGCTCATCAAGCGCCGGGTTCGGTTCGACAGCATCAGGGTTTGGAGCCACATCATCGTCAACAACATCTGGCTTTGGAGCAGGAG GATTTGGTTCCGGTACTCAGAGTATCAACAGCTTCAGCTTTGCCCAGTCCAAAACTGACTTTGGAGCAGCACCTGATTTTGGAGGCGCTGCGTTCAGCCCTGCTCAGACCGCGCCAGGTTTCAGCAGTCCCGCTCCGTCTGCCACCTCCTTTTCTTTTGCAGCACCAGCTGCGGAAAATCAATCCAGCTCTGCAGCCGGGTTCAGTTTCAAGACGTCTTCGGCAGGATTGGGCAGCGGGTTTGGGTCTTCGGCACCGCCCGCGAGCGGCGGCTTCGGTCAGAGCAGCGCTGTGTTCACTGGAGCTGCACAGGCTGCTGGGAATTTAGGAGGGAGTCTGTTTACGGCCCAGAGCGACCTGAGCGCCGAAGAATTGAAGGAGTTCACAGCCAGACGCTTCACGCTGGGTCAGATCCCTCTCAAACCTCCTCCTGCAGACCTCCTCATGGTCTAA
- the nup42 gene encoding nucleoporin NUP42 isoform X6 codes for MTVCSFFLQGRCRYGDKCWNEHPRDGRGGGEYRGNQQQPSRGGYGNRVWINPAQRGGGEFIQPSSFSRGGNDGSRGGGNDWGRGSGNDGGRGGGNDWGRGGGMSRDFSSQNRFSALSSQSSFDTAGQNAADDNAKHVETIQGDMEVWQTSGQWPFSCYSVLNKQISGFVEWSPEELRQEYYTYRASGDIQPYVNSVQLLANQWSNRVQELRTMSRPTQISVIAELNNSSPQMPSHGLGSSSAGFGSTASGFGATSSSTTSGFGAGGFGSGTQSINSFSFAQSKTDFGAAPDFGGAAFSPAQTAPGFSSPAPSATSFSFAAPAAENQSSSAAGFSFKTSSAGLGSGFGSSAPPASGGFGQSSAVFTGAAQAAGNLGGSLFTAQSDLSAEELKEFTARRFTLGQIPLKPPPADLLMV; via the exons GCTATGGGAACCGCGTGTGGATAAACCCGGCTCAACGGGGCGGCGGTGAGTTCATCCAGCCCTCCTCGTTCTCCCGCGGCGGTAATGATGGAAGCAGAG GTGGCGGTAATGACTGGGGCAGAGGCAGCGGTAATGACGGAGGCAGAGGTGGCGGTAATGACTGGGGCAGAGGTGGCGGGATGTCCAGAGACTTCAGCAGCCAGAACAGATTCTCAGCGCTCAGCTCTCAGAGCAGCTTTGATACAGCTGGACAAAACGCAGCGGATGACAATGCAAAACATGT CGAAACAATCCAGGGTGACATGGAGGTCTGGCAGACTTCTGGCCAGTGGCCGTTTTCGTGTTATTCGGTCCTCAACAAACAGATCTCAG GGTTTGTTGAGTGGTCTCCTGAGGAGCTGAGACAGGAATATTACACCTACCGAGCGTCTGGTGATATACAGCCTTAT GTGAACTCAGTCCAGCTGCTGGCCAACCAATGGAGTAACAGAGTTCAGGAGCTGCGAACCATGAGCAGACCCACTCAGATCAGTGTG ATTGCAGAGCTGAATAACTCCAGTCCCCAGATGCCATCACATGGGCTTGGCTCATCAAGCGCCGGGTTCGGTTCGACAGCATCAGGGTTTGGAGCCACATCATCGTCAACAACATCTGGCTTTGGAGCAGGAG GATTTGGTTCCGGTACTCAGAGTATCAACAGCTTCAGCTTTGCCCAGTCCAAAACTGACTTTGGAGCAGCACCTGATTTTGGAGGCGCTGCGTTCAGCCCTGCTCAGACCGCGCCAGGTTTCAGCAGTCCCGCTCCGTCTGCCACCTCCTTTTCTTTTGCAGCACCAGCTGCGGAAAATCAATCCAGCTCTGCAGCCGGGTTCAGTTTCAAGACGTCTTCGGCAGGATTGGGCAGCGGGTTTGGGTCTTCGGCACCGCCCGCGAGCGGCGGCTTCGGTCAGAGCAGCGCTGTGTTCACTGGAGCTGCACAGGCTGCTGGGAATTTAGGAGGGAGTCTGTTTACGGCCCAGAGCGACCTGAGCGCCGAAGAATTGAAGGAGTTCACAGCCAGACGCTTCACGCTGGGTCAGATCCCTCTCAAACCTCCTCCTGCAGACCTCCTCATGGTCTAA
- the nup42 gene encoding nucleoporin NUP42 isoform X3: MTVCSFFLQGRCRYGDKCWNEHPRDGRGGGEYRGNQQQPSRGGYGNRVWINPAQRGGGEFIQPSSFSRGGNDGSRGGGNDRSRGGGNDWSRGGGGGGNDWGRGSGNDGGRGGGNDWGRGGGMSRDFSSQNRFSALSSQSSFDTAGQNAADDNAKHVETIQGDMEVWQTSGQWPFSCYSVLNKQISGFVEWSPEELRQEYYTYRASGDIQPYVNSVQLLANQWSNRVQELRTMSRPTQISVIAELNNSSPQMPSHGLGSSSAGFGSTASGFGATSSSTTSGFGAGGFGSGTQSINSFSFAQSKTDFGAAPDFGGAAFSPAQTAPGFSSPAPSATSFSFAAPAAENQSSSAAGFSFKTSSAGLGSGFGSSAPPASGGFGQSSAVFTGAAQAAGNLGGSLFTAQSDLSAEELKEFTARRFTLGQIPLKPPPADLLMV; encoded by the exons GCTATGGGAACCGCGTGTGGATAAACCCGGCTCAACGGGGCGGCGGTGAGTTCATCCAGCCCTCCTCGTTCTCCCGCGGCGGTAATGATGGAAGCAGAG GTGGCGGTAATGACCGGAGCAGAGGTGGCGGAAATGACTGGAGTAGAGGCGGCGGAGGTGGCGGTAATGACTGGGGCAGAGGCAGCGGTAATGACGGAGGCAGAGGTGGCGGTAATGACTGGGGCAGAGGTGGCGGGATGTCCAGAGACTTCAGCAGCCAGAACAGATTCTCAGCGCTCAGCTCTCAGAGCAGCTTTGATACAGCTGGACAAAACGCAGCGGATGACAATGCAAAACATGT CGAAACAATCCAGGGTGACATGGAGGTCTGGCAGACTTCTGGCCAGTGGCCGTTTTCGTGTTATTCGGTCCTCAACAAACAGATCTCAG GGTTTGTTGAGTGGTCTCCTGAGGAGCTGAGACAGGAATATTACACCTACCGAGCGTCTGGTGATATACAGCCTTAT GTGAACTCAGTCCAGCTGCTGGCCAACCAATGGAGTAACAGAGTTCAGGAGCTGCGAACCATGAGCAGACCCACTCAGATCAGTGTG ATTGCAGAGCTGAATAACTCCAGTCCCCAGATGCCATCACATGGGCTTGGCTCATCAAGCGCCGGGTTCGGTTCGACAGCATCAGGGTTTGGAGCCACATCATCGTCAACAACATCTGGCTTTGGAGCAGGAG GATTTGGTTCCGGTACTCAGAGTATCAACAGCTTCAGCTTTGCCCAGTCCAAAACTGACTTTGGAGCAGCACCTGATTTTGGAGGCGCTGCGTTCAGCCCTGCTCAGACCGCGCCAGGTTTCAGCAGTCCCGCTCCGTCTGCCACCTCCTTTTCTTTTGCAGCACCAGCTGCGGAAAATCAATCCAGCTCTGCAGCCGGGTTCAGTTTCAAGACGTCTTCGGCAGGATTGGGCAGCGGGTTTGGGTCTTCGGCACCGCCCGCGAGCGGCGGCTTCGGTCAGAGCAGCGCTGTGTTCACTGGAGCTGCACAGGCTGCTGGGAATTTAGGAGGGAGTCTGTTTACGGCCCAGAGCGACCTGAGCGCCGAAGAATTGAAGGAGTTCACAGCCAGACGCTTCACGCTGGGTCAGATCCCTCTCAAACCTCCTCCTGCAGACCTCCTCATGGTCTAA
- the nup42 gene encoding nucleoporin NUP42 isoform X2, which yields MTVCSFFLQGRCRYGDKCWNEHPRDGRGGGEYRGNQQQPSRGGYGNRVWINPAQRGGGEFIQPSSFSRGGNDGSRGGGNDWGRGGGNDRSRGGGNDWSRGGGGGGNDWGRGSGNDGGRGGGNDWGRGGGMSRDFSSQNRFSALSSQSSFDTAGQNAADDNAKHVETIQGDMEVWQTSGQWPFSCYSVLNKQISGFVEWSPEELRQEYYTYRASGDIQPYVNSVQLLANQWSNRVQELRTMSRPTQISVIAELNNSSPQMPSHGLGSSSAGFGSTASGFGATSSSTTSGFGAGGFGSGTQSINSFSFAQSKTDFGAAPDFGGAAFSPAQTAPGFSSPAPSATSFSFAAPAAENQSSSAAGFSFKTSSAGLGSGFGSSAPPASGGFGQSSAVFTGAAQAAGNLGGSLFTAQSDLSAEELKEFTARRFTLGQIPLKPPPADLLMV from the exons GCTATGGGAACCGCGTGTGGATAAACCCGGCTCAACGGGGCGGCGGTGAGTTCATCCAGCCCTCCTCGTTCTCCCGCGGCGGTAATGATGGAAGCAGAGGTGGCGGTAATGACTGGGGTAGAG GTGGCGGTAATGACCGGAGCAGAGGTGGCGGAAATGACTGGAGTAGAGGCGGCGGAGGTGGCGGTAATGACTGGGGCAGAGGCAGCGGTAATGACGGAGGCAGAGGTGGCGGTAATGACTGGGGCAGAGGTGGCGGGATGTCCAGAGACTTCAGCAGCCAGAACAGATTCTCAGCGCTCAGCTCTCAGAGCAGCTTTGATACAGCTGGACAAAACGCAGCGGATGACAATGCAAAACATGT CGAAACAATCCAGGGTGACATGGAGGTCTGGCAGACTTCTGGCCAGTGGCCGTTTTCGTGTTATTCGGTCCTCAACAAACAGATCTCAG GGTTTGTTGAGTGGTCTCCTGAGGAGCTGAGACAGGAATATTACACCTACCGAGCGTCTGGTGATATACAGCCTTAT GTGAACTCAGTCCAGCTGCTGGCCAACCAATGGAGTAACAGAGTTCAGGAGCTGCGAACCATGAGCAGACCCACTCAGATCAGTGTG ATTGCAGAGCTGAATAACTCCAGTCCCCAGATGCCATCACATGGGCTTGGCTCATCAAGCGCCGGGTTCGGTTCGACAGCATCAGGGTTTGGAGCCACATCATCGTCAACAACATCTGGCTTTGGAGCAGGAG GATTTGGTTCCGGTACTCAGAGTATCAACAGCTTCAGCTTTGCCCAGTCCAAAACTGACTTTGGAGCAGCACCTGATTTTGGAGGCGCTGCGTTCAGCCCTGCTCAGACCGCGCCAGGTTTCAGCAGTCCCGCTCCGTCTGCCACCTCCTTTTCTTTTGCAGCACCAGCTGCGGAAAATCAATCCAGCTCTGCAGCCGGGTTCAGTTTCAAGACGTCTTCGGCAGGATTGGGCAGCGGGTTTGGGTCTTCGGCACCGCCCGCGAGCGGCGGCTTCGGTCAGAGCAGCGCTGTGTTCACTGGAGCTGCACAGGCTGCTGGGAATTTAGGAGGGAGTCTGTTTACGGCCCAGAGCGACCTGAGCGCCGAAGAATTGAAGGAGTTCACAGCCAGACGCTTCACGCTGGGTCAGATCCCTCTCAAACCTCCTCCTGCAGACCTCCTCATGGTCTAA